One window from the genome of Oryctolagus cuniculus chromosome 1, mOryCun1.1, whole genome shotgun sequence encodes:
- the HDHD3 gene encoding haloacid dehalogenase-like hydrolase domain-containing protein 3 translates to MARRLQIRLLTWDVTDTLLRLRRPLGEEYAAKARAHGLKVEAAALGQAFRQAHRAQSHSFPNYGLSQGLTSRRWWLDVVLQTFHLAGIQDARAVAPIAEQLYEDFSSPSNWQVLEGAEAALRGCRRRGLRLAVVSNFDRRLEAVLTGLGLREHFDFVLTSEAAGWPKPDPRIFQEALRLAHVEPAAAAHVGDSYRCDYQGARAVGMHGFLVLGPEPLEPAVRDSVPEEHILPSLSRLLPALDRLEGSTPGL, encoded by the coding sequence ATGGCTCGCAGGCTGCAGATCCGGCTGCTGACGTGGGACGTGACGGACACACTGCTCAGGCTGCGCCGCCCCTTGGGGGAAGAGTATGCCGCCAAGGCCCGAGCCCACGGGCTGAAGGTGgaagctgcagccctgggccaagCCTTCAGGCAGGCCCACAGGGCCCAGAGCCACAGCTTCCCCAACTACggcctgagccagggcctcaccTCCCGCCGCTGGTGGCTGGACGTGGTCCTGCAGACCTTCCACCTGGCAGGCATCCAGGACGCTCGGGCCGTGGCCCCCATTGCTGAGCAGCTGTATGAGGACTTTAGCAGCCCCTCCAACTGGCAGGTGTTGGAGGGGGCTGAGGCCGCCCTGAGGGGCTGCCGTCGGCGGGGTCTGAGGCTGGCGGTGGTCTCCAACTTTGACCGGCGGCTGGAGGCCGTACTCACGGGGCTGGGCCTGCGGGAGCACTTCGACTTTGTGTTGACCTCTGAGGCTGCCGGCTGGCCCAAGCCGGACCCCCGCATTTTCCAGGAGGCCTTGCGGCTGGCTCACGTGGAGCCCGCAGCAGCAGCACACGTCGGGGACAGCTACCGCTGTGACTACCAGGGGGCGCGGGCTGTGGGCATGCACGGCTTCCTGGTGCTTGGCCCGGAGCCTCTGGAGCCTGCGGTCAGAGATTCCGTCCCTGAAGAACACATCCTCCCCTCTCTGTCCCGTCTCCTGCCTGCCCTGGACCGCCTAGAGGGCTCCACCCCAGGGCTTTGA